One Porphyromonas pogonae genomic region harbors:
- a CDS encoding Lrp/AsnC family transcriptional regulator yields MEKMDNLDLKILNIISNNARIPFKDVAEQCGVSRAAIHQHVQRMIELGIITGSGYRINPKALGYNTCTYIGVKLERGSLYKEVFPKLMEIPEIVECHYTTGPYSMLVKLYATDNNDLMRILNGTIQEIPGITGTETLISLDLGFYRNISIPEK; encoded by the coding sequence ATGGAAAAAATGGACAATCTGGATCTCAAGATCCTCAATATTATCTCAAACAATGCCCGCATTCCTTTCAAAGATGTGGCGGAGCAGTGTGGAGTATCACGTGCAGCCATTCATCAGCACGTTCAGCGCATGATAGAATTGGGCATTATCACAGGCTCAGGTTATCGCATCAACCCCAAAGCGTTGGGGTACAATACCTGCACCTACATAGGAGTAAAGTTGGAGCGGGGCTCTCTCTACAAAGAAGTATTCCCCAAGCTGATGGAAATCCCCGAGATTGTAGAATGCCACTACACCACCGGGCCTTACTCTATGCTGGTAAAGCTATATGCAACAGACAACAATGATTTGATGAGGATACTCAACGGTACTATCCAGGAAATACCGGGTATTACAGGAACCGAGACGCTCATCTCTCTTGATCTGGGATTCTACCGCAATATCTCCATACCCGAGAAATAA
- the xseA gene encoding exodeoxyribonuclease VII large subunit, which produces MPTPTYSLLELNSAIRKCLESGLPGQYWVRAETSDVRVNMQSGHCYMELLEKGKSGNIVAKVRAMVWSHIFKTIDHEFKKVTGVSLDSGMSILALVSISFHEQFGLSLVINNVDPAYTLGDVAKLRQEVILRLQKNGIFDLNRELPLPRLIRKIAIISSPTAAGYEDFMRHLTLNEWNLKIYTKLFPAKMQGDQTEDSVLSALDRIAAYEHIFDAVVIIRGGGAVSELRAFDSYALCEACAQYPLPVICGIGHERDQSVLDLVANVSMKTPTAVADFLMMRLYGELEKLVWKTERLANAYRYLMAGRYEWIGNMSYRLPLATRKKLHDQHRLLQNNRKRLSMATTTELYRYNRQVLELSHRLPAAASRKISGEFARQSSLTNKLSKGARQQIYRSQTDIQELTYRLPAAATRCISTERGRQDASMRNLRYHARRMIRNSEILLHKYNRTLPHTAQNRLERYRRRLDVSLHKLPLLIGKHTEKFRVQLDRSEQAIRLSNPKNILKKGFALVYDSEGRLIRSVENLHPGDKLRTDLHDGTAISTVQELTTRKQ; this is translated from the coding sequence ATGCCTACGCCCACATACTCGCTCCTTGAGCTTAACTCTGCCATACGCAAATGTTTGGAAAGCGGCCTCCCCGGTCAATACTGGGTAAGAGCCGAAACCAGTGACGTGAGGGTAAATATGCAAAGCGGGCACTGCTACATGGAATTGCTGGAAAAAGGCAAGTCCGGTAACATCGTAGCCAAAGTGAGAGCGATGGTATGGTCTCATATCTTCAAAACCATAGATCATGAGTTTAAGAAAGTGACCGGAGTCTCCCTGGACTCCGGCATGAGTATTTTGGCACTGGTGAGCATTTCCTTCCATGAGCAGTTCGGGCTCAGCCTTGTCATCAACAATGTAGACCCCGCCTACACCTTAGGCGATGTGGCCAAGCTAAGACAAGAAGTCATACTCAGGCTTCAGAAAAACGGGATTTTCGATCTCAACCGTGAACTACCCCTACCACGACTTATCAGAAAGATAGCTATCATATCCTCTCCCACAGCAGCAGGATATGAGGATTTCATGCGACATCTTACGCTCAATGAGTGGAATCTCAAGATATACACCAAACTTTTTCCCGCCAAGATGCAAGGTGACCAAACGGAAGACTCCGTGTTGAGTGCACTCGATCGCATCGCAGCATATGAGCACATCTTCGACGCTGTGGTGATCATACGCGGAGGGGGAGCAGTGAGTGAGCTCAGGGCTTTTGACAGCTATGCTCTCTGCGAGGCTTGTGCCCAATATCCATTACCTGTCATCTGTGGTATCGGACATGAGCGCGATCAGTCTGTACTCGACCTTGTGGCCAACGTAAGCATGAAAACACCCACGGCCGTGGCGGACTTTCTGATGATGCGCCTGTATGGAGAGCTGGAGAAGTTGGTGTGGAAAACAGAGCGCCTCGCCAATGCTTACCGTTATCTTATGGCAGGCAGATATGAGTGGATAGGAAATATGAGCTATCGCCTACCCCTTGCTACACGAAAGAAACTGCATGATCAGCACCGCCTGCTACAAAACAATCGCAAGAGGCTATCTATGGCCACAACAACAGAGCTATACCGCTACAACAGGCAGGTTTTGGAGTTGAGCCACCGCTTGCCCGCCGCTGCCAGTCGCAAAATATCAGGTGAATTTGCCAGACAGTCTTCGCTGACTAATAAGCTGAGCAAAGGTGCACGCCAACAAATATATCGGTCACAAACAGATATACAAGAGCTTACCTATCGATTACCCGCAGCAGCTACCCGATGTATAAGCACAGAGCGTGGCAGGCAAGATGCAAGCATGCGCAATCTGCGCTACCATGCACGTCGTATGATACGCAATTCTGAGATTTTACTACACAAGTACAACCGTACGCTACCCCATACGGCGCAAAACAGACTCGAGCGATACCGTCGCCGACTCGATGTATCACTGCACAAACTACCCCTACTCATAGGCAAACATACGGAGAAGTTCAGAGTGCAACTCGATCGCAGTGAACAAGCCATACGACTTTCCAATCCCAAAAATATTCTGAAAAAAGGATTTGCCCTCGTTTATGACTCGGAAGGCAGACTTATCCGCTCTGTAGAAAATCTGCATCCCGGCGATAAGCTACGCACCGACCTGCACGACGGCACAGCAATAAGTACAGTACAAGAGCTTACCACCCGCAAGCAGTAA
- a CDS encoding Ppx/GppA phosphatase family protein: MNKVNYAGIDIGSNAVRLLIKCVNEEDSLQLMSKVQLVRVPLRLGEDSFVKGRISKKKSKQLISLMKAYKELMTIYEVVDFRACATSAMRDAQNGDKLVREIYNKTGIKIEIIDGDEEAKMVSDDRLEKITSGGGNYLYVDVGGGSTELNLSVNGDKVFSRSFNIGTVRLLSGMVKPKVKESFKACLEEMNSQYDDIKIIGTGGNINKLIRLAAPDQYTGQINFLPLENLQRITDELKSYSKEERMYRYNLKPDRADVIVPAGDIFLAVANGIHANGVIVPTTGLADGIIDTIYMKHQQQ, encoded by the coding sequence ATGAACAAAGTAAACTATGCCGGTATAGATATCGGATCGAACGCCGTGAGGCTTCTGATAAAGTGTGTCAATGAAGAGGATTCGTTACAGCTCATGAGCAAAGTGCAACTGGTGCGTGTGCCTTTGCGGCTGGGTGAAGACTCCTTTGTAAAAGGACGCATATCCAAGAAGAAAAGTAAGCAGCTCATCAGCCTCATGAAGGCTTACAAAGAACTTATGACCATATATGAGGTGGTAGACTTCAGGGCTTGTGCCACCTCTGCCATGCGTGATGCTCAGAATGGCGACAAGCTGGTCAGGGAGATATATAACAAGACTGGGATCAAGATAGAGATCATAGACGGTGACGAGGAAGCCAAGATGGTATCTGATGACAGGCTGGAAAAGATTACATCCGGCGGAGGCAACTACCTCTATGTCGATGTGGGTGGCGGTAGTACGGAGCTCAACCTGAGTGTCAATGGTGACAAGGTATTCTCCCGCTCATTCAATATCGGTACTGTGCGCCTCCTGAGCGGTATGGTAAAGCCTAAGGTCAAAGAAAGTTTCAAAGCTTGTCTTGAGGAAATGAATAGTCAATATGACGATATTAAGATCATTGGTACGGGAGGTAACATCAACAAACTCATCAGGCTGGCTGCACCTGACCAATACACCGGGCAAATAAACTTCTTACCGCTGGAAAATCTACAGCGCATCACGGACGAACTCAAAAGTTACTCCAAAGAAGAGCGTATGTACCGGTACAACCTCAAGCCTGACCGTGCTGATGTAATAGTACCTGCAGGAGATATATTCCTTGCCGTGGCAAATGGTATCCATGCCAATGGGGTTATTGTACCTACTACAGGTCTTGCGGACGGTATTATTGACACGATCTATATGAAGCATCAGCAGCAGTAA